GATAACAAAGGAACCGCATCAGCATGGAGCACAGTTGCATCATGGCAAATGGGTTTATTAAAACCATCAGACTGGAAAGCACAATGGATCGAACCCGGCTATACCGAAGACAAAGAATTTGCAGCACCATTAATGCGCAAAGAATTCAACAGCGGTAAAAAAATAAAATCAGCAACAGCCTATATTACTGCACATGGTTTATACGAAGCACAGATCAATGGCAAACGTGTTGGTGATGCTTATCTCACTCCCGGCTGGACGAGTTATAACAAACGCCTGCAATACCAGGCATACGATGTAACCAACCTGTTGAAAGATGGAGCCAACGCTATTGCTGTTACATTGGGCGATGGTTGGTATCGTGGTAACTTCTCTTTCGATCACCGCAGAAACATTTTCGGAAAAGATATTGCACTGTTGCTTCAGCTCGACATCATTTATACCGACGGAACAACGGCAACCATTGCTTCTGATGCAAGCTGGAAATCATCAACAGGTGCCATCCGCTCAAATGGTATTTATCAAGGTGAAGTGGTGGATGCAACAAAAGAAAAAATTGGTTGGACAGTTGCAGGCTATGATGATAAGAACTGGACAGCAGTAAAAACATCCAACGCATCAAAAGATATTTTGATCGCCACCTATAACGAGCCCATTAAAAAACATGAAACCTTTGCAACACTGAAAGTCATCACCACACCCAAAAAAGAAAAGGTGATCGACTTCGGACAAAACCTTGTGGGTTGGGTACAGGTAAAAGTAAAGGGCAAAGCAGGCGATACCATCAAACTATCGCATGCAGAAGTGTTAGACAAGAACGGAAATTTTTATACCGAGAATCTGCGTAGTGCAAAAGCACAGGCTGTTTATATATTAAAAGGAAACGGCGAAGAAATCTTTGAACCGCATTTCACCTTCTTTGGTTTCCGTTATATAAAAGTAGAAGGTATTGCAACTGAACTGCAGCCGCAAAATTTCACCGCCGTTGCGTTGTATTCTGATATGCAAAAAACAGGCAGCTTCACTTCATCCGATACACTCATCAATCAACTGCAGCATAATATTGAATGGGGATTAAGAGGAAATTTTTTAGACGTGCCAACCGATTGTCCGCAGCGTGATGAACGTATGGGCTGGACAGGTGATGCACAGGCTTTCTTCCGCACCGCCACTTTCTTACGTGGTGTAAATAATTTCTTTACCAAATGGATGAAAGATGTAGCGGCCGATCAAATGAAGACCGGCAGTGTGCCGCATGTTATTCCGAATGTATTGGGCGAAGAAGGAGCGAGTGCAGGCTGGTCTGATGTTTCAACGATCATCCCTTGGGAAATGTACCTGGTGTATGGCGATAAACGCATTTTAGAAAACCAGTACAGCAGTATGAAAGCATGGGTGGGTTATATGCAAAGCCAAAGCACAAATGATCTGTGGAATAAAGGCGGTCACTTTGGCGATTGGTTGTTTTACACCATGGCCGATGATAATGATGGTAACGCAGCCATCACCAATAAATACTTGATTGCACAATGCTTTTATGCATACTCCACGCAACTGCTTATTAATGCAGCAAAAGAATTAGGTAAGGCCGATGATGTGGCCGCCTACACGGCGTTACTGCAAAAAATAAAAACCGCTTTCTTAAAAGAATACACCACGCCCAATGGTGCCACCATGAGCAACACACAAACATCGTATGTGCTGGCACTGCAGTTCGATCTGTTTCCGGAAGAATTACGTCAGCAGGCGGCCGATCGTTTGGTGAACAACATCAAACAATACGGCAATCATTTAACCACCGGATTTTTGGGCACGCCTTATTTGTGTCATGTGTTGAGTCGTTATGGTTACAGCGATGTGGCGTATACCTTGTTGCTGCAAAAAACTTATCCATCGTGGTTGTATCCTGTAACAAAAGGCGCTACTACTATTTGGGAACGTTGGGATGGTATCCGCACCAACGGCGATTTCCAGGCCATCACCATGAACTCCTTTAACCATTATGCATACGGTGCCATCGGCGACTGGATGTATCGTGTAATGGTTGGTTTGGATATCGACAAAGATGGTATCGGTTATAAGAAGATCCGTATACAACCGCATGTGGGTGGAAAGTTCACCCATGCATCTGCCAGCTACCAAACACAATACGGTACACTCAGCAGTGGCTGGAAAATAGAGAATGGTAAACTGATGCTGCGTGCAGAAGTGCCAGCCAATACAACTGCTACTATTTATATTCCTGCAGCTGCTGCAACTGATGTGTTGGAAAGCGGTCAGCCGCTGGCGTTAGTAAAAGATTTACAAGTTGTAGGTAAGGAGAAAGAATATGTGGTTGTGAAAGTTGGTTCGGGGAAATATGAATTCAGTACGAACTACGCTGCCAAATAACTGTACTGCAGTTGCAATATAGTTGTCATCCCGAGGAACGAGGGATCTGTTGGGTTGTAGTGCAAGCGATAGACAGATTCCTCCTGCGTCGGAATGACAAAAAACATCAACGTCCTCTCGAATGCCGCCGGCCCTAGCCGACCCCGGTTGCTTAAAAGGCCTTGGGATACATTAGAAAAGGTCTTTTCATACATGCGAGAAGGACTTTTCATAGTTTACCGAAGGGCTTTGGATAGTTTACCAAAGGGCTTTTCATACATGTGAGAAGGGCCTTTCACAGTTTACCGAAGGGCTTCGGATAGTTTACAAAAGGGCTTTTCATACATGTGAGAAGGGCTTTTCATAGTTTACCGAAGGGCTTTGTATGGTATAGCAAAGCGCTGTGTATAGTACAACAAAGGGGCTTGTATGGTATAGCATAGGGCTTTGTATGGTACAACAAAGGGCCTTTTTCTTCTCTTTAATCCTGCATACTCGCAACCTGTGGTAGACTATCGACCGTTGACCGTTGACTGCTCTCCCATGAACCATGATCTATGAACCATGAACTTTTCCCCATATAAGTATTTTGCCTTACTTTAGAGTTGCGCCAGCAAGTGAACCTGCAACCGTGAACACCGGAACAGCCAGAGCTAACCCAAACTCCACGCTTTACCCCGGACAATTTTATTTTGATTGCTGCGCAGGAGAAGAACAGAGATTATGTGCCGGGATATTCCAGGAAAGTTATTTATGTAAATGTATTACAGCATCGCCTGAGTACAAGCATTTTGAAATGTTTGTACTTGAATAATGAATGAAGAATATTGTATTAACAACAATAAAAAATAAAGCACCGATTATTCAAATATCAATAACACTTATCTTAAATATATGTGTTAAGCGCAATTCTAAATTAGCTTCATATGAATACAAAGCTTTTTAATACCCTACTAATAATACTATCATTAAGTATTATTGCTTGTTTGCTGAGTGTTGCACTCACAGATTTAACACCTAAAGAAACAACTTTGTTAGGGATAGTACTAACTATATTATCATTTATAGCATCTTGGGTTGTTTCAAAATATTTTGCAGATCGTTCACACAAGCAAGCAATTGAAGAAGTGAAAGAGCAGCATCTTTCAAATCTTCGGACATATGCTTTAAATGCAGCTGAAAAAGTAAATAATCTATCTAACGAATTAGCAAAGCTCTCAGTCTATTTACAACAAGAATTAGAAGATGATGATGAAGATTTAAATACTGAGGAACTTTATCTTTCAAGCTATGAAAGAATAGAAAGTGCTATTCATATAATTAACACTTTAAAATCTGTAAATGATACATATTTAAGTGATTGGAAGGGGGTTATTGGAGAAGAGCTTGACGAAAAAATGGAAGAGCAACAAGCTCGGGAAAACGATTTAAAGCAGTTAGTTGAAAGAGTTGAATCGGTTATAAAAGCCAAACCAATCGAACAAAATCAGAATTTGCATGATGTTCAAAATTTAAGCAAGCAAATTACCGACCTTAGAAAAGACTTAAACATTACTTTGAACAGTGTAAGCGGCACATTTGTAAGAACTTCAAGGACACCAGCCAGAGCAAGAAAAGAAGACGTAAAAAAACATTGTCCCAAATGTAACGTATCTGTAGTTTATAAGCAGCGGCCTTCACAAACAAGCTTTAAGTATATCAGTTGCAAAAATTGTTCGTCCAAATTGTCTGCTACTTGGAATGAGTTAGATGGTTTTAAATTAGAGCCAGAAATAAAAAAGCAAGAAATATATAACTGTCCAACCTGTAAATTGGAAATCAAATGCGAATTAAGCAATTTTCTAAATTCTAGGACTCAGAATATTTGCAATAATTGTAAGGAATCTAGTCAAATCATTAGGACAATTAAAGGTTATACAATACATAACATTCCGAAGGTCTCTTTCGTTCAAAAAAATGATACTGGGGAAAAGCAAACTCCCCCTGATAGAATCGAAATCGATGAAACTATATTGGAAAAAGTTAGAGAAATCCTTCCACAACAGCCATGGCCAAAAGGAACACATAAAGAAGTTGCAGAAAAGCTAGGATTGGCAGCAAGTGTAGTTAGTAGATATATTTATGAATTAATTAGAAAAGGCGTTTTTAAGCCTCAGGTCGACGGTGTTCTTTATGAACCAATCAAAAAAGAAGTTCCTTAACTAAAACGCATAAAGGAAACTCCAACAATTAAAAATTAATAAAATGGGCTACAATTTACATATCACAGGGAAAGAAAATTGGTATGATGGAAATGAACAATATGCATGAATTATTTCAAACAACTATTAAGTGAAAAATGAATGAGAATAGAATTTGACATAGCGGACGAGAAAGTCCAAAACTTTAGCCAAGATGCAAAAACTGAATTGCAAAAACAATCTTCGAGAATTGCTGAAGAAATTGTCGATGAAGCAGGACGCATTGAAGCAAGTCGACGGTTACCTGAAACAAATTCAGAAGTTACTCAATCAAATGTAAAAGAGGCAGCCACGCAACCCAGAATGATTGTAGCTAGAAAAAAAAGTTGGAAATCAAAAATAATCCAGATTATAGCATTCGGCTCGTCATTAGTTGCTGGAAGCTTACTTGATACCGAGAAATTTAAGGATACAAATCATGTTATTTGGTTCATTATTATGTCCTTTATTGCTGTTGGGACATTTGTTTACCTAACTTTTAATCAAGAGAACAATGGATAAAACAGTTTACAATAAACTTACAGAGTCAGCTAGAGTTGCTCTTGATGAAACTTCTAACGAAGTTGTCGAAATGATACTCGAAAGGGCATATCAAAATGCGAGTCAAAAGAACACAGCCGATAAAGAAATTTCACTTAGAGACATAATAGAGGCAAAGGAAGAAATTCTTTATAAAAAGGCAGATTTGAATAAACAAGAGTCAAGGAAAAGGCGGATGGTTTTAACATTGTCAATGGCGGGTGCGTTATATTCTATGTTAGGTATATTATTTTACTTGTATCAAAATAAACAATTTGACACTACAAAAGACGTTGGGCTACTAATCGCAGCTTTAGGCATATTGGTTTCAATAGCCTCATACTTCTATTCTCAACTAGCATTTAAGCGAAAAGTGGAGTTGATTAAGGATAATACGGTCGTTGAAAAAGACAATTCCGAATTTGAAATCGTACGCAGGTGGCAGACAATTGAAAAACTTGGAACCGAATTGATGTTAAAAGATGGCATTTCCGATAACAAGGCAAGATCATTTAATTATATCCATAATTATTTGTCTGAAAAACTTTTGGACAATTTAAAATCAGATAGTTTGAAGCGATTGCTGTTGATAAGAAATCAAATAGTACATAGCAGCACGAATTTGACACGAGAGGAGATCGAAGAGATGATTAAAATAGCCGACCAAATCATTGACGAACTTGAAAAACAAATACAGAAGCACTCAGAGTAACAAGATGCCTTTTCGTCTGCCCGGGGTCTGGCCTCAGCCGACCCCAGGGAGTTAGAATACATCTTTTGTATCTTCATAGCAATTCACAAACAATATAAGCAGGAAGCAAACTGAATTTTGTGATCTGCAATTCTTTAATCATTCATCTTGAAATCACTTTTATTTTTATTTTTCATCCTTGCTACTATCGCAAGTTCCTTTATTCTCAGCAACGTCTCCCAATAGATAAAGATGAATATGTGCACTACGTTAAATGGGGAAGTTGCGTACTACAATCGAAACACAGGTCAATCGCAACGTCCTCCTCAGGCATTTGTGCAAAACAGCAGCTAATTACATGGAGAGACGTTGCTAAGAAGTAGGGGCTACTTCCTAAAACCTGAGCAGACAGACAATTAATTGCTTTAACTTTATAAAAGGCACAGATTTGCAATTCATGAGACTAACCTTATACTTTTCGTTGTTTGTGTTAATAGTAAGTTGTAAAAAAGCTACCGATAATACACCCATGTTTGATGGAGTTAATTGTAGCGGCAACTGTTTTATTTTGCGAGGTGTTGTAACTGACACACCAACAAATAAGCGATTGAGTAATGTGGAGGTTCGGTTTTACTTAGGTAAACTCACCGTAGGTCAGATTCAATGGCCACTTCCCGATCCGGACGAAGTATATTACCTGGGTAAGACCTACAGTAACAATAATGGCGAGTATGAATTTAAGTTTAATGGTACCGGGCTCAAGTATGGTTCGTCTCTTTACTATATTCAGGCAACAAAACAAGGATATATCTACGGGCCAACTCCCGCTCATTACAAGGTTCGCAACTTTTACTTAGACAGTAATAATTTTGATATTCCCTTCGTTCAGAATTTTCATCTTTTTTTTCCGGCAACTATGAAAGTTCGTATTAAAACGTCAACCGTTACTAATTATAAGTTTATTGCTTTTGGATATTCTTATGGCAATGGAATAGGAAACGGTATTAATATTGAAGGGGGCCGTCAAATTGATACAACTGTTACTTTTAAAACTGCCGGAGGCATCCAGTCGTTTTTAATGTATGGGATTTACGGCAATGGTATTTCGATTGAAAGAAGAGATACATTGCTGCCTCCTGTTAATGGAGTAAAAGAATACATGGTAAACTTTTAGTTTTGTCATTTCCTTACCGGTTGGTGCCTACAGCAACCGGTAAATAAATTGTTCAATTGCTGCACATGAAAAAGAGCATCGTTTTCCTGTTGTTGTTATCAGCAACCGGATGTAAGAAACTAACCAGTTCCGGCACCTATACTATAAAGGGGCAACTATTGGAGAGCAGCAGTAATCCCATTCCTGTTGCAGATTACACACTGTCATTTTATCAATCATCCATTGGATCGCTGCTTGGTGTGGTAAAGGGATTTGATAAAACAATTAAAACGGACGGTAATGGTTCGTTTACGTTTCGCTATAGTTCATCATCCAACGATGGCACTATTTCGATGACAGGAACTGATACTATAAAATATAAAAATATGTACCCTGAGTGGTTTCCAATATACGGGCTCACCAATGTTGATTTAAAAAAGGTTTACCTGTTTAAGAAAATTAACCGGCTTGTTCGCAAGGTACAGTTTACTAATTCTCTTAACAGCGGTGAAGTTTTAGAAGTTATAACAAGTGACTCATCGGGGGCAAGTTATAGTTCTATAAGCGGTCCTGTAAATGCAGGAACCCTGCTAACGGTTGATACGATTGTGGACTGTAAACTTTCGAGATTAAATATTTTAACAAGAACGTATGTGCTATGGGCTGTTCTAAAAAAGCCCTCTTACCAGAAAAACTTCGATGTTGTATTAACAGAAGGGGATGAACAGTATAGAGAAGTTCTGATGATTTATTGATTGTTTCGTCGGCCCGGGGTCTGGCCTCAGCCGACCTCAGTGAATTAGAATACATCTTTTGTATCTTCATAGCAATTCACAAACAATATAAGCAGGAAGCAAACTGAATTTTGTGATCTGCAATTCTTTAATCATTCATCTTGAAAACACTTTTATTATTATTTTTCATTCTTGCTACTATCGCAAGTTCCTTCTCCCAGCAAAAGGACTTTAAATGTGCATGTTCACAAATAGGAATCGATTCCTTATGGGCAGACAGTAATAAGATTGCATGCTATTCAATTCCTGTAGTGCGGGATGTTTCAAATAAGGCAGCCGGTAAATTTTATTTATCTGTAGTGGTAGCACCTTCCATCAATAAAACCAATGACGACCCATTGTTGTACCTGCATGGCGGACCGGGAATTGCCACATTAGAAAATGTGCCCCGTTATTTAAAATCAAAAACATGGAAACTGATAAGAGAAAACAAATCACTTGTTTTTTTTGATTACAGAGGAACCGGATTTTCAGAGCCGGCCTTATGCCCTGGCTTACAGGATTCACTGGCTGAATTTTCAAAAAATAACAATTCGCTGCAGGCAAGGCAGTCTTATAAAACAGCTTTGTATAAACGATGTCGTTCACAACTTTTATCAACCGGAATTGATGTTTCGGTCTTTAATTCCTTTCAACTTTCAGAAGATGCCGAAGCGATAAGACAAACCTTACAAATAAAAAAATGGAACGTTTATGGTGTTTCCTATGGCACTACAGTTGCACTAAACCTGTTACGTAATCATGGAAAGCCGATCAGCGCTATGATCCTGGATTCCCCTTATCCACCAAATGCACCATGGCTTGATTTTGTTCGCCCGTTTGATACTTGTTTTAAAGTATTGGAAGCTAAAATAGCATCCGACCCGGTTGCTTTTTCGCATTTCCCTTCTATTAGAACTGATTTTGTAAACGCTGTAACACGTTTGAATAAAAACCCCGTCAAAATAAAAAACAAGAATAGTGAATATGACTTTACCGGAGATGACTTTGCCTGGAGCGTTTGGACTGCCCTGTTAAAACCTGATGCCATTCCTTTAGTTCCATTGGCGATTAGTGAGGTTGGAAAGGGGAGTGATTCCATACTTTCAAA
The DNA window shown above is from Lacibacter sp. H375 and carries:
- a CDS encoding alpha/beta fold hydrolase; protein product: MKTLLLLFFILATIASSFSQQKDFKCACSQIGIDSLWADSNKIACYSIPVVRDVSNKAAGKFYLSVVVAPSINKTNDDPLLYLHGGPGIATLENVPRYLKSKTWKLIRENKSLVFFDYRGTGFSEPALCPGLQDSLAEFSKNNNSLQARQSYKTALYKRCRSQLLSTGIDVSVFNSFQLSEDAEAIRQTLQIKKWNVYGVSYGTTVALNLLRNHGKPISAMILDSPYPPNAPWLDFVRPFDTCFKVLEAKIASDPVAFSHFPSIRTDFVNAVTRLNKNPVKIKNKNSEYDFTGDDFAWSVWTALLKPDAIPLVPLAISEVGKGSDSILSKWVVAFNDPNAHGTFSEVQSKAILCYEGKPRTQADTKASLLAKYPDFSSFNIDFEGDVCEAWQPNSAGEKVFEPVVSNVPVLILSGEYDPVCPPFFGEITARTLSKSTFINVPSASHAAIHADECVQNIAVAFLNNPQKKPAVDCVNNRPQIKFVTDSLMTRLVNFNKK
- a CDS encoding family 78 glycoside hydrolase catalytic domain, producing MRKISLLLLAFQCIVLSVFAQVKVDHLKTENLTNPIGLDVLQPYFSWQLSSNQRNVMQSAYEIRVGVEAAALVKGEGIWKSGKITSDQSIHVPYKGIALQSGKKYYWQVRVYDNKGTASAWSTVASWQMGLLKPSDWKAQWIEPGYTEDKEFAAPLMRKEFNSGKKIKSATAYITAHGLYEAQINGKRVGDAYLTPGWTSYNKRLQYQAYDVTNLLKDGANAIAVTLGDGWYRGNFSFDHRRNIFGKDIALLLQLDIIYTDGTTATIASDASWKSSTGAIRSNGIYQGEVVDATKEKIGWTVAGYDDKNWTAVKTSNASKDILIATYNEPIKKHETFATLKVITTPKKEKVIDFGQNLVGWVQVKVKGKAGDTIKLSHAEVLDKNGNFYTENLRSAKAQAVYILKGNGEEIFEPHFTFFGFRYIKVEGIATELQPQNFTAVALYSDMQKTGSFTSSDTLINQLQHNIEWGLRGNFLDVPTDCPQRDERMGWTGDAQAFFRTATFLRGVNNFFTKWMKDVAADQMKTGSVPHVIPNVLGEEGASAGWSDVSTIIPWEMYLVYGDKRILENQYSSMKAWVGYMQSQSTNDLWNKGGHFGDWLFYTMADDNDGNAAITNKYLIAQCFYAYSTQLLINAAKELGKADDVAAYTALLQKIKTAFLKEYTTPNGATMSNTQTSYVLALQFDLFPEELRQQAADRLVNNIKQYGNHLTTGFLGTPYLCHVLSRYGYSDVAYTLLLQKTYPSWLYPVTKGATTIWERWDGIRTNGDFQAITMNSFNHYAYGAIGDWMYRVMVGLDIDKDGIGYKKIRIQPHVGGKFTHASASYQTQYGTLSSGWKIENGKLMLRAEVPANTTATIYIPAAAATDVLESGQPLALVKDLQVVGKEKEYVVVKVGSGKYEFSTNYAAK